In the genome of Ignisphaera sp., the window CACAGTAAAGTGGAGGTAGATGTATATGAAATACAAAAATGCTGAAATAGAGCTAGATATTGTGGCAACTAAGGTTATTTCTGTAAAAATCGACATTGAAACATTGAATGAAATGGAGGACTTATGTAGAAAGCATCATTATAGAAGTAGATCCGATTTTATTAGAGATGCAATAAGATTATATATTAATATACTTA includes:
- a CDS encoding ribbon-helix-helix domain-containing protein; this translates as MKYKNAEIELDIVATKVISVKIDIETLNEMEDLCRKHHYRSRSDFIRDAIRLYINILKQVNDKSKLEELLKHSKNCMA